From one Rhodamnia argentea isolate NSW1041297 chromosome 1, ASM2092103v1, whole genome shotgun sequence genomic stretch:
- the LOC115743366 gene encoding queuine tRNA-ribosyltransferase accessory subunit 2-like isoform X2, which translates to MQYAVKAWSNGTARAGVLQLGSSCPCPLEIETPSLLLPTRKCLPRFISPDLLPSLPSPDSRLLQFSPLHFLEGLSTQTISNLGGLHQMLCLHEYGLVAVPRDSIQCLPASEGTNKVGASFETPCGRCLIKPKEYMEMISSMRPDIWVTLADEVPTWVSAKRNSSSVDRTIRWLDECIALRPLGGDIFGSIVGGANVQQRQLCAEEVAKRNVSGYWIGGFGLGESMDERPALLKAVCDNLPEEKPRLVCGLGLPEEVLQGVAAGIDLFDTTYIYHITIGGFALTFPLDKIGVSELIPYSSDIGSDQTKINLRATVYRKDTTPVVQNCSCYTCKNHTKAYINHLLNVHEMLAQILLEIHNTHHFLGFFHLIREAIKEGKFEQFREKFIHDRREHLAASAVHV; encoded by the exons atgcaGTACGCAGTGAAGGCATGGAGCAACGGGACGGCGCGGGCGGGAGTGCTCCAGCTGGGCAGCAGCTGCCCGTGCCCGTTGGAGATAGAGACGCCGTCTCTGCTTCTGCCCACCCGCAAATGCCTGCCTCGCTTCATCTCTCCTGACCTCCTCCCTTCTCTCCCTTCCCCTGACTCTCGCCTCCTTCAGTTCAGCCCTCTTCACTT CTTAGAGGGACTTTCGACGCAGACAATATCAAATCTTGGAGGTCTCCACCAGATGCTTTGTTTGCATGAGTATGGGTTGGTAGCTGTTCCGAGGGATTCCATTCAATGCCTTCCTGCATCTGAAGGAACTAATAAAGTCGGAGCATCGTTCGAGACTCCATGTGGCCGTTGTTTG ATTAAACCTAAAGAATACATGGAAATGATTTCTTCGATGAGGCCCGACATCTGGGTCACATTGGCTGATGAGGTGCCAACTTGGGTATCTGCAAAGCGAAACAGTTCCTCTGTGGATCGAACTATCAGGTGGCTTGATGAATGCATCGCATTGAGGCCG TTAGGTGGAGACATCTTTGGTTCCATTGTTGGTGGAGCTAATGTGCAGCAGCGGCAACTATGTGCTGAAGAAGTTGCTAAACGAAACGTATCAG GTTATTGGATAGGGGGGTTTGGGCTCGGCGAGAGCATGGATGAACGTCCTGCTCTACTTAAAGCTGTTTGT GATAACTTGCCTGAAGAGAAGCCTCGCCTAGTCTGCGGTCTCGGGCTACCTG AGGAGGTTCTACAaggtgttgctgctggaattgaTCTATTTGATACTAC GTATATTTACCACATTACTATTGGAGGTTTCGCACTTACCTTTCCACTTGACAAAATTGGAGTTAGTGAATTAATTCCTTATTCGAGTGACATAGGAAGTGACCAGACAAAGATCAATCTGAGGGCAACTGTTTACCG GAAAGACACTACACCTGTAGTCCAAAACTGCAGCTGCTATACATGCAAGAATCATACGAAAGCGTATATAAATCACCTTCTCAACGTTCACGAGATGCTTGCTCAGATTCTGCTGGAAAT TCATAATACCCACcattttcttggtttcttccatttgataCGAGAAGCAATTAAGGAAGGCAAGTTTGAACAATTTCGAGAGAAATTCATCCACGATAGGCGGGAGCACTTGGCTGCTTCTGCTGTTCATGTGTGA
- the LOC115743366 gene encoding queuine tRNA-ribosyltransferase accessory subunit 2-like isoform X1, whose protein sequence is MQYAVKAWSNGTARAGVLQLGSSCPCPLEIETPSLLLPTRKCLPRFISPDLLPSLPSPDSRLLQFSPLHFLEGLSTQTISNLGGLHQMLCLHEYGLVAVPRDSIQCLPASEGTNKVGASFETPCGRCLIKPKEYMEMISSMRPDIWVTLADEVPTWVSAKRNSSSVDRTIRWLDECIALRPVQNQCGDIFGSIVGGANVQQRQLCAEEVAKRNVSGYWIGGFGLGESMDERPALLKAVCDNLPEEKPRLVCGLGLPEEVLQGVAAGIDLFDTTYIYHITIGGFALTFPLDKIGVSELIPYSSDIGSDQTKINLRATVYRKDTTPVVQNCSCYTCKNHTKAYINHLLNVHEMLAQILLEIHNTHHFLGFFHLIREAIKEGKFEQFREKFIHDRREHLAASAVHV, encoded by the exons atgcaGTACGCAGTGAAGGCATGGAGCAACGGGACGGCGCGGGCGGGAGTGCTCCAGCTGGGCAGCAGCTGCCCGTGCCCGTTGGAGATAGAGACGCCGTCTCTGCTTCTGCCCACCCGCAAATGCCTGCCTCGCTTCATCTCTCCTGACCTCCTCCCTTCTCTCCCTTCCCCTGACTCTCGCCTCCTTCAGTTCAGCCCTCTTCACTT CTTAGAGGGACTTTCGACGCAGACAATATCAAATCTTGGAGGTCTCCACCAGATGCTTTGTTTGCATGAGTATGGGTTGGTAGCTGTTCCGAGGGATTCCATTCAATGCCTTCCTGCATCTGAAGGAACTAATAAAGTCGGAGCATCGTTCGAGACTCCATGTGGCCGTTGTTTG ATTAAACCTAAAGAATACATGGAAATGATTTCTTCGATGAGGCCCGACATCTGGGTCACATTGGCTGATGAGGTGCCAACTTGGGTATCTGCAAAGCGAAACAGTTCCTCTGTGGATCGAACTATCAGGTGGCTTGATGAATGCATCGCATTGAGGCCGGTACAAAACCAat GTGGAGACATCTTTGGTTCCATTGTTGGTGGAGCTAATGTGCAGCAGCGGCAACTATGTGCTGAAGAAGTTGCTAAACGAAACGTATCAG GTTATTGGATAGGGGGGTTTGGGCTCGGCGAGAGCATGGATGAACGTCCTGCTCTACTTAAAGCTGTTTGT GATAACTTGCCTGAAGAGAAGCCTCGCCTAGTCTGCGGTCTCGGGCTACCTG AGGAGGTTCTACAaggtgttgctgctggaattgaTCTATTTGATACTAC GTATATTTACCACATTACTATTGGAGGTTTCGCACTTACCTTTCCACTTGACAAAATTGGAGTTAGTGAATTAATTCCTTATTCGAGTGACATAGGAAGTGACCAGACAAAGATCAATCTGAGGGCAACTGTTTACCG GAAAGACACTACACCTGTAGTCCAAAACTGCAGCTGCTATACATGCAAGAATCATACGAAAGCGTATATAAATCACCTTCTCAACGTTCACGAGATGCTTGCTCAGATTCTGCTGGAAAT TCATAATACCCACcattttcttggtttcttccatttgataCGAGAAGCAATTAAGGAAGGCAAGTTTGAACAATTTCGAGAGAAATTCATCCACGATAGGCGGGAGCACTTGGCTGCTTCTGCTGTTCATGTGTGA
- the LOC115743367 gene encoding protein RALF-like 24 codes for MPKLNPKLSSITFFHLSLLFILIQLTNCNGVSMLGLSSLRSSSLDLLLERPSCLEAAIGECVTEPEMEWEISRRVLAAQQSNKRYISYETLRRDAVPCQRSGASYYNCPGGQANQYNRGCAIITGCARNVRDIKT; via the coding sequence atGCCCAAGCTCAACCCTAAGCTCAGCTCCATCACTTTCTTCCACCTATCCCTCCTCTTCATCCTCATACAACTCACAAACTGCAATGGGGTATCCATGCTAGGCCTCAGTTCACTGAGAAGCAGCAGTCTTGATCTTCTTCTGGAGAGGCCATCATGCTTGGAGGCCGCCATTGGTGAGTGTGTGACAGAGCCAGAGATGGAGTGGGAGATCAGCCGGAGAGTGCTGGCGGCGCAGCAGAGCAACAAGAGGTACATCAGCTACGAGACGCTAAGGAGGGACGCGGTGCCGTGCCAGAGGTCGGGGGCATCCTACTACAATTGCCCAGGTGGGCAGGCCAATCAGTACAACAGAGGGTGTGCGATCATCACTGGGTGTGCACGAAACGTCAGAGACATCAAGACTTGA